DNA sequence from the Mauremys mutica isolate MM-2020 ecotype Southern chromosome 9, ASM2049712v1, whole genome shotgun sequence genome:
AATAGGAGGCACAGGCCCTTCATCCGATACTGGCTGGGGATGCATGCTGCGATGTGGACAGATGATGCTGGCACAGGCCCTGATTTGCAGGCATTTAGGAAGGGGTGAGCATATTGTTCCTTTGTGAAATATGTTAGGAGGCTCTGTGTTATTTGGGTGACATTTAACGTTGGTGTGAAAGCCCAGTACAATAGACATCCACTGAGAGATGTAGGACTAAAGTAACTAGTGAAAGTCTCTTCAGAATGATTGACAGAAATGACTAGTAAATGATGTCTCCAGACAAGAGGAAACTGTCAGTGTTTCATTCTGACCCAGCAGGGGTGAATTGTTTTGGTCGTTCAGCAGAAAAATGAGAACAAAGAGTTTACCAAGTGGGACTCCTGTCTTTATTATTTAATAGAGCTTTGCATGACAAATAATGAGACCGGTGCCTGGGTGGAaactgctgctgcctgactgatTTCCTGTCATTTTGTTCATTGTTTATGTGGTGCCCAAATTGTACTAATTGCTTTATAGGCAAAATAaagaagaattctctgtagcttgATAgcttggtccagtaaaagatatgacctcacccacgttgtctctctaatatcctgggaccaacatggctacaacaatactgcaaatTATAGGCAAATATGCAGATAGCTTCCCTACCTCCAGcctaaggtcccaatcctgcaacagAATTCACTAAGTGTGGACCCATACACCTGTCTGAGCATTCCAGGATTACAGCCAGCGTAATTTTAGGCGTAATATACATTAGAGCTCTTGTATTGAGTCAGCTGTTTTGGTTAGGGATGTGAGTTTATACCAGTACAGTTAAATGGGTACAGACCCTGCTGTGGACACCTATATACTGCTGTAACTTAGTCCACAGTAAAGCGTGTGCCACTTTTAACTATATCTGTTTCTAAACTGATACAGCAAAGTGGTGCAAAAAAAGTGTAGCCAAGTTCTTATTGTCTCCTTCTGACTATCAGGATTTTTGTGAAAACATTCTTGGTCCATGTTGTATTTTAGAAAAGCAgtctcttccctttttaaaaataaaatatttatttagcatTCAGGGATAAATTCAGCACTTGTTCTGTGACAGAACGACACACATCTTCCTATTGAGAGAAGCTGAGACTGTTATTTTGGCATCTTCTTGACCTTTTCTTTATTAAATATTCTCCCGATGCTGCCTCTAAAGAGTTGTTGCCCTCTGGGGCCAAACTTTGCTcagtaaaactggtgtaaattgggggGGAAAGCTCCACTCATGATTGCGTAGTCTGAAATGCTAGACAGAGTTTGGAGTATGTCAGTTAATCTATATAACGTTTTCCCTGTAAGActggcagtgggagacacacaaaaaacaacCTGAGGAATATCACAAGATCCTGCGATGCTTCATAGACAGAAAAGATTGCTGTTATTCTATCCACCAAATGGGTAAGGGCAGGTATCATCGGCTTTGTATGACTCAAGTTGCTAAtgtctttaaaatgtattaattttaaaatatataatcatGAAACAAAAGGAGGATTATGGAGACAAAGTATAAGTATATATAGAAGATTTAATGCATGCCAAATATATACTGAGGTCTAAATCCAGTATGTACAATAGAAATAACAACTAGCTCTGGATAGAATATGTGACTATTAGGGACCAGACTTTAATAATATTAAATTAGTGCTTATCAACATAGATTCTCTTGCACTGGCCCATAGATTGTAGTGAGGGATATCAGAATGCAGTTTAGAGGCTTCTTCTCAATTATGGAAACTAATCTTCATTGCAGTTGTAAAAAGAGAACAGATAGTATATCAATCTGATTACATGTAAATCTTTTACAATAGTTGTAAAATGTGTGCAACAAAATATTAATAGGATGTGCCATTTAATACATGTCATCACCTGATATTTGTGCTCTTTTCTGTGTGTTTTGTTTCTAATAAAAACAGCACAGATGGGTGTAGGAGAGGGGAAGTCGATTGGAGAATGGTTTGGACCAAATACAGTTGCACAAGTGCTAAAGTAAGCAaaacatacatatatatttaGAATGTATTTACCCTGAATAGTTCAATTCAGATGCAGCATAGCTGTCTAAGAGTGATGACCCCCAGTTCTGATTTTTGAAACAATGTAAAGTTTGGAGGCGTTGGCTTAAACCCATGTATAGTCTGAACTGAGGTCCTGCTTTTACTCAATTATATACAAGGATTATTTGAGTCACATGACTTGTCTATGTCCGACAGGGGCATAGGTAGGACTGGCCCTAAATAAAACACGTGAGATACGTAAGAAAAATACTGCATTTCTTCTACAAAAGTtttatatgaaaaaaatcatgtttataAGTAggttagttttatttatttatttatactgaCAGTGTAGAGTGATAAAACAAATTATTAGGGCTATCAGTTatttgcagttaactcacgtgattaactaaaaattaattgcgattaaaaaaattaatccagaTTAATcagttaattgcactgttaatagaatacaaattgaaatgtattaaatattttggctgtttttctacattttcatatattatattctgtgttgtaattgaaattaaagtgtatttttgcttacaaatatttgcactgtaaaaatgataaaagaaatagtatttttcaattcacctcatacaagtactgtaatgcaatctgtcttgaaagtgcaacttacaaatgtagatttttttttgtttgtttgttacatgactacactcaaaaacaaaacagcataaaacttcagagcctacaagttgactcagtcctacttcttgttcagccaatcgctaagacaaacaagtttgttcacattcaagggagataatgctgccctcttcttatttatactgtcaccagaaagtgagaacaggtatgtGCATGGCCGTTTTGTAGCAGactttgcaagatatttacgtgccagatatgctaaacattcatatgccccgtcatgcttcggccaccattccagaggacatgctttcatccTGATaacgctcatttaaaaaaataaccattaattaaatttctgactgaactccttggggcagaactgtatgtccccggctctgttttacccacattttgccatatatttcctgttatagcagtctcggattatgacccagcacatgttgttcattttaagaacactttcactgcagatttgacaaaatgcaaagaaggtaccaatgtgagatttctaaagatagctacagcacttgacccaaggtttaagaatctgaagtgctttccaaaatctgagagggatgaggtgtggagcttgctttcagaagtcttaaaagagcaacattccgatgtggaaattacagaacccaaaccatcaaaaaagaaaatcaaccttctgctggtggtttctgattcagataatgaaaatgaacacgctttggattgttattcagcagaacccgtcatcagcatgaatgcatgtcttctggaatggtggttgaagcctgaagggacatgtgaatctttagtgcatctggcatgtaaatatcttgtgacgtcggctacaacagtgccacaagaacacctgttttcactttcaggtgacattgtaaagaagaagcggacagcattatctcctgcaaatgtaaacaaacctgtttgtctgagcgattggctaaacaagaagtaggactgagtggacttgcaggatcTAAAAtttcacattgttttatttttgaatgcagatttttttgtacataattctacatgtgcaagttcaactttcctgataaagagattgcactacagttcttgtattagatgaattgaaaaatattattttgggttttttacaatgcaaatacttgtaataaaaaataaatataaagtgaacactatACACTTCgtatttgaaatcaatatatttgagaatgtcccaaaatatttaaatacatgatattccattattgtttaacagagcaattaatcacgattaatttttttaatcgcttgagagCCTACAAGTTATATTTAATTTTAGCTGCTTTAACTAGAGTTTAACAATGAAACCTAGATAGTGGTTTACATAGTCAGAGAGCTGTAAGCCAGTATATTCATTTAAGGATGTTCTGTTGaactacataaaaaaaaaaaaagtatagcaGACTCAGCATAGTGTCTATGACTTAACTTTCTCGTACAGCTTTTCTTTCTTCACTTGGTCTGGGACTGAGTTTATGACAGATTTATGGCCTGATCCTACCAACACTTATGCACATCAGTAATCTCACTGAATTCCGTGGAACTACTCATGCCTAAGGTTACTCATGTGTGagtggattgtaagctctttggggcagggactgtctctttgttctgtgttacacagcacctaacacaatggggtccaaTGACTGGGGCCCCTACGTGTGactgcaacacaaataataaaaataataataaatataaagtagCAAGTTGTAGAGTTCAATTGCTTTGCTATTGGCAATGAGCCAAGAAATTTTTCACACAAGTTAGTTCACTTTCATGCTATCTCTGCATTCTCTTCTACGTCATAATTATACTTTgactaataaaaaaaatacaacgaATGCTGTTTTTTGTTAagaatttatttatatttattcaaGAGCCATCGAATTGCATTGAGTGCCAAGCTACACTTTTGGCTTCTGAATGACAATACACTTTTTCACTAATTACTACCTTTGTTTTCCAGAAAGCTTGCTTTATTTGATGAATGGAATTCCTTAGCAGTTTATGTATCTATGGACAACACTGTGGTCATTGAAGACATCAGTAAGTTACAAATACTGGCTCTCACTTAAATTAGAGTTTCTTATTTGCCGAAGTACCCTAAAAAATGTagttaaaaaaatgcattttgggcCTTACTTATTACCCTAGTTGAGAAATAAGGTGTGTGTGGGACAGTTCTTGGGATACCCAGTACTATGCATCACCTTGTTACCCCATCCTCTAGCAAGACATATAGTTACCCAAGAAAGCTTCTGGTGCTAAATGTTGTTTGGTTAAACATAACTTTATCTAGtaaatcatcatcatctcctAGTCATCGACCTGAGCCCTAATATCTTCTTGTAACCTGGCACCCTAGTCTATGCCTACCAGGATTACTTGTAATTATACAGCCGCAATGTACACACTACCCTCCTTAAAAGCTGGGACCTTCTGTAAGAAAGATCTCTGAAAAAGCATCTTAATTTTCCATTCATTTGAAATGTTTATAATATAGTCCTTAGCGAACTGACACGTCTCTCCTCCTTGCTCCCACAGAAAAAATGTGTTGGTGCCCTCCTCAGAGCAGCAGTGCTGCACGTGGCAGCACATTCTCACACAGAAGTGCTCTCAGTCAAAACAAGAACACAGCAGGGTTTTGCTCAGGCTGGAAACCTCTTTTGCTCATTATACCTCTACGACTGGGGATAAATCACATCAATCCGATTTATATTGATGCTTTTAAAGTGAGTCGCTGTCCCTGAAATGATTGTTATGCTGCATGTCATTTACAAACAGTTTAGATATCTCTGATACCAGTATACAGGACAACTAAAATTTCATTTTTCCCCTTTGAATCTCTAGGAATGTTTTAAGATGCCACATTCTTTGGGGGCATTAGGAGGGAAACCAAATAATGCCTACTATTTCATAGGATTTTTAGGTAAGGAAAAAATTAATTACAGATAAGTTGATGGGCTAAGGAACTGGGCCTGGTCTGAAGAAACATCAGGAAGTGTAAAACTGAAGCTGCTGGAAAATGTAGTTAAGGAAAGAGATAAGGAGAGTAGGAGAAATGGATAATTAGATAACTCCAGAATAATACACGATCTTTTATAGGAAAGGTAGAGTGAAGTTGGGTATAGAAATAAGTAACAACATCCGCAAGATTCATGTGATATGAAAGGCTAGTTGAATAGTATTTGGCAAATTTATTAGACAAATGTTACTAGTGTGTAGTCCTGTATTGTTTCCTAATCTGTAGTCTTACGTTTTATTCTTTTGCTTCACTTTTTTCTTCAAGTGGTATAACTCAGCATTTTCCCTGATTAAAGCTCATTTGTTTGATTTCTGCTCACTTCTCTAACTTCACTAGATCTTGCTGTCTTTTAATGCTAGCCTTGCATCAATGTATTTTAATCATTTGCCTTTCCTTTGTCAGTTACAGTAACATTCAGTGCTAGACTTAATCTTTTTTGAAACTTCACCCCATTTGACTTGTTATGAATAACTGCTCTCTATTCATGACCTATCCATCCATTTTTGGATAAAACCTGTGGTATTTTTATTCAGACCTCATTCTTTCAATCTCTCAGTGAGTCAAATATGAAACAATGTTGAATGCCTAACTGAGTTCTAGATTATATTTGTGGTCATCCTGTGACCTGTAGAATGGcagaatttacattttaaaagtattAAATGTTATGTTAGCTCTAGGAAATAAAGGAGGAAAATAAGGGTCAAAGTAAAAAGTCTTACAAATCACCACAGTAAGCTATACCAGATATGGTGCCACGCTCTTCCTGAATTTCCCAATTTCAGAATGCATAGCTAGCAAAAGTCTAATCAATCTTAATCATGATGACGATCTAAATTCTATCTTACAAGTCCAGCTTCAGTGGTATTACAAatgattaaatatattttaccTGCACAGGAAATGAGCTGATCTATTTGGATCCTCACACCACTCAGATTTTTGTAGATTTGGAGGAAAACGGTACGGTTGATGACCAGAGCTTCCATTGTCAGCAGACCCCACATCGAATGAAGATCATGAATTTGGATCCCTCCGTAGCATTGGTAAGTGTTAGGAAGAAATGTAGCATGAACTTCTATTACAAAACTGCACATAAGTACTGATAAGGGTAGTTGTGCATTTGCCTGAGCAGAATCATGAATGACTACAAAAAAAATGTCCACATATGCAGAATTTATCCTCATTGATAAACTATACAGTAATTTTGCTGAGATTAATATTTCCTCCAATAGGAAACTGGATATTTGAATGGGGGTGGCTAATTATTTTTGGTAATAGAGAAGGCTCCACTTTTTGCAGAGCCATTGTAGTGTAGTGGTTGAAGCAGGGAATTTAATCAGAATTCCAGGGCCCTCTCTCTCCTTTACGTCTCAGTTTACTAATCTATTAGTAGTTACAGTCCAGGATACTTTATAGGGATATTACAATTCTTAATGCccctaattctgatctcattccAGTTACACGCACTATTGACACCAGTAAGGTTACTCTTCATTCTCCTCCACTGTGTAAGATCAGAATTGGCccaatgtttgtaaagtgttttgagttCCCGAATGAAAGATTATGTAAACGTATGTTGTTAATAATATCACTTTTAGTGGGAAATTATCTGCTGTTAGTAACATTTAACTATGCAAATGTTCAAACCATGAAGAAGCACAACCAACCAGTCCATTCAGTAATAGAACTGAATCTGATATTAACAATACAGCCACCTTTGGAAGCGTCATGTATATGGCAGTTCATCCCCAGTGGCAGGTTAAACTTGCAGCCAGATGGACAATGGTGGTATATTGGCATggccctattgacttcaggggagctgCAATTATTATTTGCATTCTGGTAGAGCCTACAGGCCTCAAATTGAGATTTgcttaggcactgtacaaacataataCAGTCATTGCCCTAAAGGGTTTATAATCGAAATAGATAAGACAGATGaacaggagagggggaaaaaagagcagAGCATTCAGTATGATGAGTGGCAAATGTCATGTCAGTTCCttgttttttcaacttttttcccctGTGGCCTCTGTTTTACTCCAGTTCAGGATCTGGTCCTTAGTCTGATACATATTTTGGGTCATACACATGATGATAGTATGTGCTACTGAAAAATAGTCGCTTAATTCTGCCTTATTTGCTAATATTGCATGTAACTTGCAGAGGAAAAATTatctgtttttttcctcccttcaggGCTTCTTTTGTAAAGAAGAAAAAGACTTTGATAACTGGTGTAGTCTTGTACAAAAGGTAACAATGGGATATTCTTTTAATTTGATCTGCATCAGGTTAGGTACACATTTTACCAACAAAACTGTAAATGAAAACTCCCCATAAATATCTGTCAGTGTACAGTAGCTAAATGAGGTATGTAGAAGAATATATAAGGAAATATATAAGGAAAGAGAAacacactattttaaaaagcCAATTCTTACTGAATGACCAATAGTTTGGGCTCTGTCTTGGCTAGTTCCTTTCCTGAGACCTCCTATTGCTGTTTAATGGTGATGTATTATTAAATATCCTATGCCTTATAATTAACTCGCTACACTGAGTCACTTAGGCCTGATTCTTTGAGGGGTTGGATCCCTTCAAGTCATGGGAGCTGAGGGTGTTGTGCACCCTGCAGGCAGtacttggcaccttgcaggggtgAAGGTAACTTAATGGACTTACCGGTATGCATAGTGGCCAGGGTCCTGGGCAAGGTGTGGAGGAGCGGTTCTGGGCCCCGGAAGAGAGGGGCCaaactcccccagccagcccttcaatgcagcccggcccccgctgcctggggctccggtggcaatttaaagggcccaggactctggCCGCTGGTGTAGTAGTGGTGgtggggagccccaagccctttaagtcgctgctggagccctggggctccggccactgGCGGGAAcactgggcccttttaaatcaccgggcCCGGGGCCTCTGCCCCTTTTGTTCCCGCCCTCCCCATCAGTGGCCCTGCCGATAGTCGGCTTTTCTTACCAGTATGCCATACTGGACCGTAtctgcttactttcacctctggtctcAACTTATTGTGGGAAGTAGGCTGAGGGCAAAGTGACTTCAAACTCCAGAAAATATTTATTCCTAAAACCAGTTGAtggtttcctcaggaagtcagtttgcaaactccttttaaaaaaacaggttaGAATAATTCACCAGATTGAAGTACAGCAGAACTTGGTTTTAGTAATAACAGATCAAATCTGAGATCAAAAGTTGTCCTTCAAAATCCATTACTTtttggagctgctgtgtttgtcCTCTGCTCCTATCATCTGATGGTGCACTTAGTAAGGATCTAATTAGGAATAATTTCTTTGATATTTTCAAAGATTGGAAAATATTTCATGCTTTTAGTGCCACTTTGCTGCACATATATACAAGCTATAGTTTTTGTTTATCAGAGCTAATTATAACATGTCTGACAATCTGTGGTAGAGCTTGAGAGATCTACCTTCCATACATATTTCTGATTGAAGAAATTCACTCTATGTAGATCTGTAAAATGATGACCTTTAATGAGGGTTGCACAAAGTATAACAGGATTCCATTTCGTATGggcataatttatttatttattattatttccctCTTGTAACTGTTTTGACTGACCAGCCAAGTAGATCTGTTGTTGGATTTTCCATTAacgagaaacttttttttaagagaaagtGCTTTATCCTCAGGAGATTCTGAAGCAGCAGAGTCTTCGGATGTTTGAGTTAGTCCAAAATCATCCAGCCCATTGGCCTCCTTTCGTACCTCCAGCAAAACCAGAAGTGACGACGTCAGGAGCAGGTACAGTATTGACTTGAGTGGACTATAGTTCAGCACCAGTAGGAGAAATAATTACAGGTGGAGCAGCTATGCTTTACTAATTGTTTTATGCTCAATGTGATTAGCTAATCCATTCGTTAATACCGGTAGCAACTTGAACACCAGATTTATCTACAAAGGCTAAATGTGATTTCCAGCATATCTTGCCCTAAAAAGTCTTCCAAAGTGAAAAGCAATAGGCATGTCTATTAatattgtttatatttttgtTGGCAGAACTTATTGAATCTACTGATAAACTGCTTGAGTTGGAAGAAGAATTTGAAATCCTGAGTGTATGAAGGAAGCCATGGTGATTTTTTCTGTGTTGAACATATTGCATTGACTTCAGACAAACAGCCATTCTAGCCCACAAGTGCCTGAAATTATGGACAACAGAGCACAAAACCATAGCAGTATCCAAAACTCAGAAAGTGACAGTTTAACAAGATCTTCCCTGGGTGGAAAGAGAAGCAAAGATCCCATTGTCAGACACTTCAAGGGAATCTCTGCTTCCAGCATGCATCTTATTTGAAGACAAATGGACCTTTTGAGATGAAGGCAAAAACAATATATTAAAGTAAAGACTATGGTTTATCACTGGGCTCTACCTTGAAGGAAGGGATGACTCAAATGGCTATTCTTGCTCTCGTATGCAATTGTGTAGTccttaaaaaaagcaaaatggCTTTGAGTTAAGGGAGGACGTTTACTTCTGTTCCCTCCTGTGGGCTGCATCATAGGAATAAATTCATCATCTTGTTTAAAAGATCAACTGGATCAGGAGAAAATTGTTtccttgttaaatattttaacatgTATTTGAGCAACCACACTTATTACACAAATGTTTCTGTAAAAGGAACTATGTCTAATGTGTACATTTGGAATAGCCTTCCTGTTTCTGGGAGACCTAAAACAAACAGGAGACTCAATTAGTTGATATAGATCACGATCACTGCTATAGTTACGACATATTTCACCTGGACCTTAAAACTTAGGTGGTTGATTTTTGTTAAAACAAGAAGTcaaaaggtggttttttttaaaactgtatcttatttattttaaaatagatttatttacaCAAGTTTCTCTGTAACAGCACTTTATCTGTGCATCTAATAAATTTCTTAAGCTTTTCATAGGCTACTTGCTATAGTTTGTGAATTTGCTTGCACAGAtcataaatataaaacaaaaagttATCCCAAACTgatgatacacacacacatacattattTAAGGTCCCTGATTCTGCCTTGTTACCTTATCACGTCTATTTGGTAAAAGTATCTTAGATATACAAGTCCCTAGTAGAGTTATGTGGTAAGATGTTTATTTAAACTGAGGATATCTCTAGTAGCTTTAAGAACAAGGGTTCAAAAATATCAAGTCCTTACTGTGCACATGAATTTTAATGAATTCATGAGTCGCATTTTATGTTTCCTAAAAACACAATTCCCATCCAGATGAGGCCTGGTATGATAGTGCAGTTAACGTGAAAATCTCCCAATGTCATTGTTCACAAATAGATGAGAATCCTGGGCCTAGGCAGGAGATGTGCTGAGCCCTTGCAAAACCCGAATGAAAGGAGATGCTGGTGCTTAGCATCTGAAGAACAGGAA
Encoded proteins:
- the ATG4A gene encoding cysteine protease ATG4A isoform X2, which encodes MLRCGQMMLAQALICRHLGRDWQWETHKKQPEEYHKILRCFIDRKDCCYSIHQMAQMGVGEGKSIGEWFGPNTVAQVLKKLALFDEWNSLAVYVSMDNTVVIEDIKKMCWCPPQSSSAARGSTFSHRSALSQNKNTAGFCSGWKPLLLIIPLRLGINHINPIYIDAFKECFKMPHSLGALGGKPNNAYYFIGFLGNELIYLDPHTTQIFVDLEENGTVDDQSFHCQQTPHRMKIMNLDPSVALGFFCKEEKDFDNWCSLVQKEILKQQSLRMFELVQNHPAHWPPFVPPAKPEVTTSGAELIESTDKLLELEEEFEILSV
- the ATG4A gene encoding cysteine protease ATG4A isoform X1, producing MESVLSKCENQTTVLSEYLEEFPETDGSVWILGRQYHLKTDKSKLLLDISARLWFTYRRKFSPIGGTGPSSDTGWGCMLRCGQMMLAQALICRHLGRDWQWETHKKQPEEYHKILRCFIDRKDCCYSIHQMAQMGVGEGKSIGEWFGPNTVAQVLKKLALFDEWNSLAVYVSMDNTVVIEDIKKMCWCPPQSSSAARGSTFSHRSALSQNKNTAGFCSGWKPLLLIIPLRLGINHINPIYIDAFKECFKMPHSLGALGGKPNNAYYFIGFLGNELIYLDPHTTQIFVDLEENGTVDDQSFHCQQTPHRMKIMNLDPSVALGFFCKEEKDFDNWCSLVQKEILKQQSLRMFELVQNHPAHWPPFVPPAKPEVTTSGAELIESTDKLLELEEEFEILSV